From a single Deinococcus radiotolerans genomic region:
- a CDS encoding phenylacetate--CoA ligase family protein — translation MGLIHRMGTQLYFQRLDERYARSDFLHAQQFAPPPNWQAQQQDRLLDLLTHAQAQVPYYRRLLAERGVTQPGQLTAQTLQTLPVLTKRELRDEFGDLQALDAGVREGFRNSSGGSTGQPTIFMQDREFTSWAEATKQLFDGWAGFQTGERRVRLWGSSRDLFSGANWRRQLGQAVMNERWLNAFEMTPETMDRYLQVIHSFRPELLLGYCDALVTLARHMHDRGLRVHPPRAVMSSAGNLFPAARQAVAEAFGAPVFDRYGSREVGDLACECGEGTLHLNPWTHFVEILDDQGRALPPGEVGRITVTLLSNYTMPLLRYDIGDLGALAPAGTCACGRSLPALSGLHGRTADCFILPSGSRVMSEAMIHLICVDMVVPGVKKFQVVQHAPDKVTLKLVTYAGQPLTPDEEDRLRQGLKRILLHEVTPDLEYCQRIPPSPSGKYRYTVSMLPEGAAEHLPRVGPGRAPLQS, via the coding sequence ATGGGACTGATTCACCGGATGGGCACCCAGCTGTACTTCCAGCGTCTGGACGAACGCTACGCACGCTCGGACTTCCTGCACGCGCAGCAGTTCGCGCCGCCACCCAACTGGCAGGCGCAGCAGCAAGACCGCTTGCTGGACCTGCTCACGCACGCGCAGGCCCAGGTGCCGTACTACCGGCGGCTGCTCGCCGAGCGGGGCGTCACGCAGCCCGGTCAACTCACCGCGCAGACCCTGCAAACCCTGCCGGTCCTGACCAAGCGGGAACTCCGGGACGAGTTCGGGGACCTGCAGGCGCTGGACGCCGGCGTGCGCGAGGGCTTCCGGAACTCCTCGGGCGGCTCGACAGGGCAGCCCACGATCTTCATGCAGGACCGGGAATTCACGTCCTGGGCGGAGGCAACCAAGCAGCTGTTCGACGGCTGGGCCGGCTTCCAGACGGGCGAACGCCGCGTGCGGCTGTGGGGCTCCAGCCGGGACCTGTTCAGCGGTGCCAACTGGCGCCGGCAACTGGGGCAGGCCGTGATGAACGAACGCTGGCTGAACGCCTTCGAGATGACGCCTGAAACCATGGACCGCTACCTGCAGGTCATTCACTCGTTCCGGCCGGAACTGCTGCTCGGATACTGCGACGCGCTGGTCACGCTGGCGCGCCACATGCATGACCGCGGCCTGCGGGTGCACCCGCCGCGCGCGGTGATGTCCTCGGCCGGGAACCTGTTCCCCGCGGCGCGGCAGGCGGTGGCCGAGGCGTTCGGCGCGCCCGTGTTCGACCGGTACGGCTCGCGGGAGGTGGGGGACCTGGCCTGCGAGTGCGGGGAAGGCACCCTGCACCTGAACCCCTGGACGCACTTCGTGGAGATCCTGGACGACCAGGGGCGCGCGCTGCCGCCGGGCGAGGTGGGCCGCATCACGGTGACCCTTCTGAGCAACTACACCATGCCGCTGCTGCGCTATGACATCGGGGACCTGGGTGCGCTCGCGCCGGCCGGAACGTGCGCGTGCGGGCGGTCCCTGCCGGCCCTGAGTGGCCTGCACGGCCGCACCGCCGACTGCTTCATCCTGCCCAGCGGCAGCCGCGTGATGTCCGAGGCGATGATTCACCTGATCTGCGTGGACATGGTGGTGCCCGGCGTGAAGAAATTCCAGGTGGTGCAGCACGCCCCCGACAAGGTGACGCTGAAGCTGGTCACGTACGCCGGGCAGCCGCTAACCCCGGACGAGGAGGACCGGCTGCGTCAGGGCCTCAAACGCATCCTGCTGCACGAGGTCACGCCTGACCTGGAGTACTGCCAGCGGATCCCGCCGTCCCCGTCCGGGAAGTACCGGTACACCGTCTCCATGCTGCCGGAAGGCGCCGCGGAGCACCTGCCGCGCGTCGGGCCGGGTCGGGCGCCCCTGCAGTCCTGA
- a CDS encoding CapA family protein — MTRQDTPLIFLGDVQCAALSVRSSLPAGFVVANLEAPLTHAAKRAEGKICLKANPAHVTLLRDLGVRAVSLANNHLLDYGEEGVDETLRTLSAAGIAHFGFGSAEDHYGNPLVVHAGGAAVGLLSYAHPSCRPLTQTGGRGIALYDPARVQADVARARALGCVSVVVCLHWGNEDCPVPTAQQVAVAREVYALGADHLIGHHSHIVQPRSGRTFFGLGNVHMAELNEPVIQGGAVSHVFRKIHMPWNTWSVVPILDLPGGQTRVWRSRLRGSELSFTPGGVMNVPPPLLAPLARAEPLVRRLYYWTRLARLFWQQPRLPNRAQLALVFGRSRP, encoded by the coding sequence ATGACCCGTCAAGACACGCCGCTGATCTTCCTGGGGGACGTGCAGTGCGCCGCCCTGAGCGTCCGCTCGTCCCTCCCGGCGGGGTTCGTGGTGGCGAACCTCGAAGCGCCCCTCACGCACGCCGCGAAGCGCGCCGAGGGCAAGATCTGTCTGAAGGCGAACCCGGCGCACGTGACCCTGCTGCGGGACCTGGGCGTGCGCGCGGTCAGCCTGGCGAACAACCACCTGCTCGACTACGGCGAGGAGGGCGTGGACGAAACCCTGCGGACCCTGTCGGCCGCAGGCATCGCTCACTTCGGCTTCGGCTCGGCCGAGGATCACTACGGGAACCCGCTGGTCGTGCACGCGGGCGGGGCGGCCGTGGGCCTGCTGTCGTACGCGCACCCATCGTGCCGGCCGCTGACGCAGACCGGCGGGCGGGGCATCGCCCTGTACGACCCGGCGCGCGTGCAGGCGGACGTGGCGCGGGCGCGCGCGCTCGGCTGCGTCAGCGTCGTGGTGTGCCTGCACTGGGGCAACGAGGACTGCCCGGTCCCCACCGCGCAGCAGGTGGCAGTCGCCCGGGAGGTCTACGCGCTGGGCGCCGATCACCTGATCGGGCATCACTCGCACATCGTGCAGCCCCGCAGCGGGCGGACCTTCTTCGGGCTGGGCAACGTGCACATGGCCGAACTGAACGAACCGGTCATCCAGGGCGGCGCGGTGTCGCACGTGTTCCGCAAGATTCACATGCCCTGGAACACCTGGTCGGTCGTGCCCATCCTAGACCTGCCCGGCGGCCAGACCCGCGTGTGGCGTTCGCGGCTGCGCGGCTCGGAACTGTCCTTCACGCCGGGCGGGGTCATGAACGTGCCGCCGCCGCTGCTCGCGCCGCTGGCCCGCGCCGAGCCACTCGTGCGGCGGCTGTACTACTGGACCCGGCTGGCCCGGCTGTTCTGGCAGCAGCCGAGACTCCCGAACCGCGCCCAGCTGGCGCTGGTCTTCGGCCGCAGCCGACCCTGA